In Canis lupus familiaris isolate Mischka breed German Shepherd chromosome 5, alternate assembly UU_Cfam_GSD_1.0, whole genome shotgun sequence, a genomic segment contains:
- the AGRP gene encoding agouti-related protein, with protein sequence MLPAVLLSCALLLALPPMQGAQIGLVPLEGIRRPDQALFPELPGLGLQSSLKRATAEQSEEALLQEAEALAEVLDPEGREPRSPRRCVRLHESCLGHQVPCCDPCATCYCRFFNAFCYCRKLGTATNPCSRT encoded by the exons ATGCTGCCTGCAGTGCTGCTGAGCTGTGCCCTGCTTCTGGCACTGCCGCCCATGCAGGGGGCCCAGATTGGCTTGGTCCCCCTGGAAGGCATCAGAAGACCTGACCAGGCTCTGTTCCCAGAGCTTCCAG GCCTGGGCCTGCAGTCCTCCCTGAAAAGGGCAACTGCAGAACAGTCTGAAGAAGCTCTGCTGCAGGAGGCAGAGGCCTTGGCAGAG GTACTAGATCCAGAGGGTCGCGAGCCACGCTCCCCGCGTCGCTGCGTAAGGCTGCATGAATCCTGTCTGGGACACCAGGTGCCGTGTTGCGACCCATGTGCCACGTGCTACTGCCGTTTCTTCAACGCCTTCTGCTACTGCCGCAAGCTGGGTACTGCCACGAACCCCTGCAGCCGTACCTAG